Part of the Arachis hypogaea cultivar Tifrunner chromosome 6, arahy.Tifrunner.gnm2.J5K5, whole genome shotgun sequence genome, TGATGGGGTCTTATCTTCCTCACATGCCACGGTAAGCTAACAATTCATCAAATATTTCTACTATCTTTCATTTCCTTACGTGGACTACAATTTTATAGGATGATGTAGAGAATGAAATGAGGAGATTGAAGTTGGAGTTGAAGCAAACCATGGAAATGTACAGCACAGCATGTAAAGAAGCTCTCACAGCAAAACAGAAGGTATAGATTCACAAATTTTATGATAGAGTTGGTTCTGATAATAAATTatcagaaaaaatattttttaccttGAATGTTTCACAGTTTATTCAAACTTTCACTTAAtcattttattataaaaagtaaaatatttaaaattgaaacATTGAGAAATAAAgtacttttgttttttttcttatatatatgacAGGCTATAGAACTTCAACGTTGGAAATTAGAAGAAGAGAGGAAATTAGAGGAGGCAAAGCTGGGAGAAGAAACTGCGTTAGCAATTGTAGAAATGGAGAAAGCTAAAGCAAAAGCAGCCATTGAAGCAGCTGAAGCACAAAAGAGGATTGCAGAACTAGAAGCACAAAAGAGACTTAATGCAGAAATGAAAGCAATCAAAGAAGCAGAAGCTAAGAAAAGAGCACTTGATGCTTTGGCACAAAATGATATCAGGTGTAGAAAGTACTCAATTGAGGAAATCGAAGCAGCAACAAATTTTTTTGCAACTTCCATGAAGATTGGAGAAGGTGGTTATGGTCCGGTCTTTAAATGCCTTCTTGATCATACACCTGTAGCAGTCAAGGTTCTGCGTCCTGATGCAGCACAAGGAAGGTCCCAGTTTCAAAGAGAGGTAAGGACAAACAACATAAATAAACAAAGTTGTTAGACATAGAATATCTACTAGAAAAATGTTAGAGaatcatcagaatttattatttttggattaaTAGAGTAAAGAAATTGAGTTAATGGTTAAGTGATAACCAAAGATAATAAATTCACTTTACATGTTTGAATGTACATAATAGGTTGAGGTACTGAGTTGCATCCGGCATCCTAACATGGTACTCCTCCTAGGAGCCTGTCCGGAATACGGATGCCTTGTTTACGAGTACATGGCGAATGGAAGCTTAGAAGATAGACTCTTTTGTAGAGGAGACACTCCTCCACTCCCTTGGCAAATCAGGTTTAAAATAGCAGCTGAAATCGGCACCGGCCTGTTATTCCTCCATCAAACAAAACCAGAGCCTCTTGTCCACAGAGATTTGAAGCCGGCTAATATCCTGCTTGACCGAAACTGTGTTGCCAAGATCAGTGATGTAGGTCTTGCAAGGCTAGTCCCACCTTCGGTCGCTGACTCGGTCACACAATACCATATGACATCTGCTGCTGGAACTTTTTGCTACATAGACCCTGAGTACCAACAAACAGGAATGTTAGGTGTAAAATCTGACATATACTCCCTTGGAATCATTTTTTTGCAAATTTTGACGGGGAAACCACCAATGGGATTGGCTCATCAAGTTGAGAAAGCCATTGAGAAGGGAACACTTGCCAATGTGCTTGATCCTAAGGTGCCTGATTGGCCAATGGATGAGGCTTTGAGCCTGGCAAAAATTTCGATCAAATGCGCCGAGCTAAGGCGAAAAGACAGACCGGATCTCGGCAAGGAAGTCCTACCAATACTAAATAGTCTAAGGTCATTGGCTGAAAATGGTGTTCTACATTTCAATGGCTATGTCAGCCCATCCAACCAGAGCCAAGTTTCTGTTCAGTTGGTATGTCCCTTTGCTGTTCTTTCAATTATACATACAGTTTTGGTCATGTTCTAATTCAAAGATTATCTTCCATAACAAACATATGTTAATTCAATACTTGCATAGCATAAGTTCACACTAATTAACATAAATGTGGCATGAAAATGTTTCAGGATGAAGCTTCTTCTCCTTCACTTGCTTATTCTGAGGAGAGCCCAACGAAGCCATCCATTTCAAACCCTTAGTCACAAGTCAAAAATAAGTAATCCTTGAGCAAGATAGAAAATTTTGTTAAACACAACTGTGTTTTGGAGTATAGTGTAAATACTTAAATGATTAGAATTCTTCATTCCTTGATCCCAGCatgtaattttttgttaaatacttgtaacttttgttttcttatttcattttagatttgtaaaaaaataaataaatttgaagaGTCATAGGCAAAGGACATCCTACATAAAATAAGTCTCTCTACAAACCACTCTATACAATTAAAACCTACAATAATCTTATTTTTCcttcattatatattttttgtaaaaatggcTACTTTCCACTAAAGAGGGTTATCATCAATGTAATTAGTAATTACTAATtcacataattaattttttagagtGATCAATTCTAAAATAAATGCTGAATGCATAAGGATTGCCCTGAGATTAACCATCTAGCTTTATGATTCTTAATCGTGCCGTTGAAAACTTTGGACTATGTTATTTTAGAAATTAGCTTTAAAATCTGTGTAaagactaaagaaaaaaaaataacttaaacttTGGTGCATCTACAATACATTCAGCTTTAAATTATTAGAGTCCGTTAATGATCTcttcttaaatttattttatccctctgggaaatatattttttgaattggcGAAAAGAAAAgctattttttattatgataaataataataatggattatcgttttctttctcaaaaatttgaaaaatgaatAAACTAGTTTAACTTGTTTCAGATAGGATATTGTAGTTAGAAACTAATTCATCTTTATATATGATATCACAAAAACGTGGCATTTCCGGAACAGGAGAGAATTTTGTATGGTTCATCTTGCGTGGACTGGAATTTCTGTCCCTTTTAATCCAGATACAGGTGTTCTTTTAACCCTGTTCAATTGTTCTAATGTAAAAACTCCAAGAGCCCTCGTGCTGTATGAAGTGGCAAAGGAGCTTGTGTAATTTACAACGATAACCATTGGGTACCgtttctctaaaattaaatcaACTACATAACCAATAGATGTCAAATTTGTTACACATGGTGGAGGGCTTCTCATCATTGTTGATAAGGAAGCATCCAACTGCACAATGAAtaaattcatataatcaaatagtAAGAGTCCCAAATAATCCAGCGAGAGGAATGCATATGATTATTAATGATATATATGTGTTAATTGCAGGcagtttttctccctttttttcacTTATTAATGATATATAGATATCTAGTGGCTAATTAGGTAGCTGATTTTTCGTAAGTACATAACATTATTGTTATTCATATTATTAAGCACTATAACCAAACCCAAAGGCAAGGACCAACCAAAAACAACGATGTTCAACCATATACATGGCTTAAGTACCCTATTATGCATTACAACTTAGTAAATTTAAGCCGTGATGAGACAGGGAGTGGAACAGATTAAAAAGAAGCATATTAGGTTTTCTGCAAGTCATTGACGGAAGCAAAATTTGGGGTAAAGTGTTTTTTCCCCCCTAACGTttgtgattttattaaaaaatacgactaacatttaatttcattcaattttgtccctaacgttttcaaTTCATGTCAAAATTACTCTGAGatgttttcaattttgtctctaaCATTTTAGATGAAGTTAATGTCTAGTAGtaattttgatacaaatcgaaaacgTTATTGACAAAATTAAATGAAATGGGTATTTTTGAAGAAGATCACAAACACTAAAGACAAAAAAGCATactttattcaaaaatttattaaaaacttgTAGGGTTTCCTATTCAAATCCAGAAGATAACAGAGTTTAATGAAACGGTAATTTCACAACGTTCCGAGCTAACAAAAACAATACCTGATTGCAGTCTTCACGGTGCAACAGCCCTACACAGCTCCCCCACTCGTCTACAATAGGAACAACTTTATCCTTTAAGAAACGCATGGCCACTTTCTCCAGCTTTATGGCACCATGTAGTGGCTGTGCCGCTTCAAACGGTACCATGAAATTCTGAACTGGTTCATCGGGTGAAACCTGAACCAAGAGAGTGTAATTAGACAACATGCAAGTTCTCCAAGTAGAACCTATCTTAACATACTACGAATTCAAATCAAACAGTCATAAACCTCAACAAAACTTTAACCACACACAGCTTCAGAAGCATGTTGAAAAAACTCGAGCATTTTAGTTCTTTAACATAACAGCAAGACAGCAAGGGGCCTTGCCTTGTGCAGGAATGTTAATGATACAAATGATAAGTACCTCAGGAAGTAAGTAAGGACTAAATATAGATTTGGAAAATCCCAAGATAGCCTCAATGCGTGAAGCAACCTGAAGCATAAAAGCATGGGCAGCTGTTAACATTAACTATTTGAGAGAAACTAATGGATGTCAATGAGAGTCAGCTTCTTCAGAAAAGGTTGCATTGTGATGACATTTGGGAACTGCATTACATGTGATCCAGGGCAATATTATGAAGGAGAcatttaaaaaacaataaattaaaattaaaaatgaagatATTCAAATCAAGCTAagcatttaaaaaatttaatactgCCATAAACTCAAGAAAATACTATTTAAATACCATGCCTCCACGACTGGTCCATGATATGCCTTTCCATCTTGAAACAATATCAGAAAGAATTTTAGCAGCAATATCAACCTGACCAAAATAATGCAGAATCTGTTACAAAGTGGCGGTTTATTAACTTCAAATGCCAGGTTCGCACCCCCTTCCTCTCGTTTTTTTAAACAAAAGGGTATACGTTAAGGTCCAAGTTAATAACCAGGTTCTTCTCTACATCATATGTAGCAAAGACCAATTTCACAAAAATGAAGAAAATCAACAATCTGGAATAACATAATGTAAAATCATGTGGAATACCAACTCTAATTACTATCCAAATACTCTTGCATTATACAGTACCACTATACGCATTCGTGCTGCAGGTCGATAGAATTGATTGGATATTATGGCAGAGTATCTGCCAGTATATTAGTAGAATAGTAGCATGTATTACAGCGGAATATTTGCTCATCCGAATCTGCAAGTTCTGTGGGATTGTGCATCTGTGATTATGTATTCAAATTCTGTAGGTTAGCTCAGGATAGCATCTGAAATTAGTGTATATTTACTCTATATATATCAGAATTCTCCTGCAAGAGGAGAACACGCAGTTTTACCTACATTGAAATTCTAAAACTGTAGACAGCGGCTTCTTTACAAGTTTTACCCACAAAGATGTTGAGTGCTAGGTATACATATTCAAAGAACAAAGGTTCTCTGCCAAGTTCTTTCTCTTTATATGACAATAAAGCACCTAATAATAAAAGACTTTTCCACCACAATGGCAATAATACTAGTAAAAGACATCGTAGTA contains:
- the LOC112755605 gene encoding U-box domain-containing protein 52 isoform X1 codes for the protein MWLQKNHCDKKEGVHGVVAVAIDNSKGSRHALQWATEHLLTKSQTVVLIHVKLRPTSLSTSHSLLSPRIFGIGDGKLPSKGLDDPGKEIFHSYHLFCARKDIRCKDILLEDVDVAKALTEYASQTIIEHLVLGYSSKSTFLRFKVADIPGLVSKGAPDFCTVYVVSKGKIHSTRSASRPAPSPSPLLPHLTQSNSNLTSASDPRLPAKPHERRSFDAPRRSQEVTDTISRSPLTRKGVNDKSYAEMSWSDTDITFVSSERSSIDRMIPSLYLGSDAGMSNPRLSYGSDINIDGNYSFESVHHPRMSMDSLADSPEFSYVSHDIDGVLSSSHATDDVENEMRRLKLELKQTMEMYSTACKEALTAKQKAIELQRWKLEEERKLEEAKLGEETALAIVEMEKAKAKAAIEAAEAQKRIAELEAQKRLNAEMKAIKEAEAKKRALDALAQNDIRCRKYSIEEIEAATNFFATSMKIGEGGYGPVFKCLLDHTPVAVKVLRPDAAQGRSQFQREVEVLSCIRHPNMVLLLGACPEYGCLVYEYMANGSLEDRLFCRGDTPPLPWQIRFKIAAEIGTGLLFLHQTKPEPLVHRDLKPANILLDRNCVAKISDVGLARLVPPSVADSVTQYHMTSAAGTFCYIDPEYQQTGMLGVKSDIYSLGIIFLQILTGKPPMGLAHQVEKAIEKGTLANVLDPKVPDWPMDEALSLAKISIKCAELRRKDRPDLGKEVLPILNSLRSLAENGVLHFNGYVSPSNQSQVSVQLDEASSPSLAYSEESPTKPSISNP
- the LOC112755605 gene encoding U-box domain-containing protein 52 isoform X2, giving the protein MWLQKNHCDKKEGVHGVVAVAIDNSKGSRHALQWATEHLLTKSQTVVLIHVKLRPTSLSTSHSLLSPRIFGIGDGKLPSKGLDDPGKEIFHSYHLFCARKDIRCKDILLEDVDVAKALTEYASQTIIEHLVLGYSSKSTFLRFKVADIPGLVSKGAPDFCTVYVVSKGKIHSTRSASRPAPSPSPLLPHLTQSNSNLTSASDPRLPAKPHERRSFDAPRRSQEVTDTIRSPLTRKGVNDKSYAEMSWSDTDITFVSSERSSIDRMIPSLYLGSDAGMSNPRLSYGSDINIDGNYSFESVHHPRMSMDSLADSPEFSYVSHDIDGVLSSSHATDDVENEMRRLKLELKQTMEMYSTACKEALTAKQKAIELQRWKLEEERKLEEAKLGEETALAIVEMEKAKAKAAIEAAEAQKRIAELEAQKRLNAEMKAIKEAEAKKRALDALAQNDIRCRKYSIEEIEAATNFFATSMKIGEGGYGPVFKCLLDHTPVAVKVLRPDAAQGRSQFQREVEVLSCIRHPNMVLLLGACPEYGCLVYEYMANGSLEDRLFCRGDTPPLPWQIRFKIAAEIGTGLLFLHQTKPEPLVHRDLKPANILLDRNCVAKISDVGLARLVPPSVADSVTQYHMTSAAGTFCYIDPEYQQTGMLGVKSDIYSLGIIFLQILTGKPPMGLAHQVEKAIEKGTLANVLDPKVPDWPMDEALSLAKISIKCAELRRKDRPDLGKEVLPILNSLRSLAENGVLHFNGYVSPSNQSQVSVQLDEASSPSLAYSEESPTKPSISNP